One region of Vicinamibacterales bacterium genomic DNA includes:
- the rplD gene encoding 50S ribosomal protein L4 produces the protein MNLDVVNSQNEKVDTLELSDELFGGRIASHLVWESVVHANAAERRGTHKTKTRGAVSGTGKKPWRQKGTGRARVGEARNPLWRKGGTVFGPQPRSYDYRVPRKVERGALRAALAARLADQGLVVVDQLVLETTKTKAAAEMLKRLGVTTKGLIVDMKVDDKLALAIRNIEGVRPVETNRLTARDLADGGRIVMTRAALERLQEVLG, from the coding sequence ATGAACCTGGACGTCGTCAACAGTCAGAACGAGAAGGTCGACACGCTCGAGCTGAGCGACGAGCTGTTCGGCGGGCGCATCGCGTCCCACCTGGTGTGGGAGTCGGTGGTGCACGCCAACGCCGCCGAGCGGCGTGGGACGCACAAGACCAAGACCCGTGGGGCCGTCAGCGGCACGGGGAAGAAGCCGTGGCGTCAGAAGGGCACCGGCCGCGCGCGCGTCGGCGAGGCGCGGAACCCGCTGTGGCGGAAGGGCGGCACCGTGTTCGGGCCGCAGCCGCGCAGCTACGACTATCGCGTGCCGAGGAAGGTCGAGCGCGGTGCGCTGCGCGCCGCGCTGGCGGCCCGGCTGGCCGACCAGGGCCTCGTCGTTGTCGACCAGTTGGTGCTGGAGACCACCAAGACGAAGGCTGCCGCCGAGATGCTCAAGCGCCTCGGTGTGACCACCAAGGGCCTCATCGTGGACATGAAGGTCGACGACAAGCTGGCGCTCGCGATCCGCAACATCGAGGGCGTCCGGCCCGTCGAGACCAACCGCCTGACGGCTCGCGACCTGGCGGACGGCGGGCGGATCGTGATGACCCGTGCGGCCCTCGAGCGGCTGCAGGAAGTGCTGGGGTAG
- a CDS encoding 50S ribosomal protein L23 has protein sequence MKLTDVIRRPLITEKTTIQREDGRTIVFQVASDATKIEVKQAIEKLLGSKVESVRTTLVHGKVKRQGRFSGRRSDWKKAYVRLREGQKMPEFLEGA, from the coding sequence ATGAAACTCACTGACGTCATCCGGCGGCCGCTCATCACCGAGAAGACGACGATCCAGCGGGAAGACGGCCGGACGATCGTGTTCCAGGTGGCGTCCGACGCGACCAAGATCGAAGTCAAGCAGGCGATCGAGAAACTGCTCGGCTCGAAAGTCGAGAGCGTGCGCACCACGCTCGTGCACGGGAAGGTGAAGCGCCAGGGCCGATTCTCCGGGCGCCGTTCCGACTGGAAGAAAGCCTACGTGCGGCTGCGCGAAGGCCAGAAGATGCCCGAGTTCCTGGAAGGGGCGTAG
- the rplB gene encoding 50S ribosomal protein L2: MPIRTYKPTSAGRRFQTVHVFDEITTDTPHKPLTEPLRKSGGRNNRGELTSWWRGGGHKRMYRVIDFKRDKRDIPGKVITVEYDPNRSSRIALVQYADGDKRYILQPNGLKVGDTIVAGANVDILPGNALPLKNIPLGTMIHNVELRPGRGGQVARGAGSAVQLIAKEGEYATVKMPSGELRKINTECLATIGQVGNLDHENVSYGKAGRSRWLGKRPHVRGVAMNPVDHPLGGGEGKTSGGRHPVTPWGMPTKGYKTRNRKVTDQFIVQRRPK; this comes from the coding sequence ATGCCCATTCGCACATACAAACCCACGTCGGCGGGGCGGCGGTTCCAGACGGTTCACGTCTTCGACGAGATCACGACCGATACGCCGCACAAGCCCCTGACCGAGCCGCTTCGCAAGTCGGGCGGCCGCAACAACCGGGGCGAATTGACGTCCTGGTGGCGCGGCGGCGGCCACAAGCGCATGTACCGGGTGATCGACTTCAAGCGCGACAAGCGCGATATCCCCGGGAAGGTCATCACGGTTGAATACGACCCGAACCGGTCGTCGCGGATCGCGCTGGTTCAGTACGCCGACGGCGACAAGCGCTACATCCTCCAGCCGAATGGCCTGAAGGTCGGGGACACGATCGTGGCGGGCGCGAACGTGGACATCCTGCCCGGGAACGCGTTGCCGCTGAAGAACATCCCGCTCGGCACGATGATCCACAACGTCGAGTTGCGTCCGGGACGCGGCGGGCAGGTGGCGCGCGGGGCCGGGTCGGCGGTGCAGTTGATCGCGAAGGAAGGGGAGTACGCCACGGTGAAGATGCCGTCGGGCGAACTCCGCAAGATCAACACGGAGTGCCTGGCGACGATCGGGCAGGTGGGCAATCTCGACCACGAGAACGTCTCCTACGGCAAGGCGGGACGCAGCCGGTGGCTCGGGAAGCGGCCGCACGTGCGCGGCGTCGCGATGAACCCTGTGGACCACCCGCTCGGTGGTGGCGAGGGCAAGACCTCGGGCGGCCGTCACCCGGTGACGCCGTGGGGCATGCCGACCAAGGGTTACAAGACGCGGAACCGGAAGGTGACAGACCAGTTCATCGTGCAGAGACGGCCGAAGTAG
- the rpsS gene encoding 30S ribosomal protein S19, which yields MSRSLKKGPFIDTPLLEKVEAMNRGGDKKVIKTWSRRSTIVPEMVGHTLAVHNGRKFVPVYVTENMVGHKLGEFAPTRTFKGHTTKSEKAAAAAPAAGPAPAAATKPAGGSAS from the coding sequence ATGAGCAGATCACTCAAGAAGGGCCCGTTCATCGACACGCCGCTGCTCGAGAAGGTCGAGGCGATGAACCGGGGCGGCGACAAGAAGGTCATCAAGACGTGGTCGCGCCGCTCGACCATCGTGCCGGAAATGGTCGGCCACACGCTGGCCGTGCACAACGGCAGGAAGTTCGTGCCGGTGTACGTGACCGAGAACATGGTCGGCCACAAGCTCGGCGAGTTCGCACCGACGCGCACGTTCAAGGGCCACACGACAAAGAGCGAGAAGGCCGCAGCGGCGGCTCCGGCGGCAGGACCCGCTCCGGCGGCGGCCACGAAGCCTGCCGGGGGTAGCGCATCATGA